The genome window TTATTGGCGGTCACGGTCAGCAGGCCGTTGCGAAAACTGACCTGGGGGGCATTGGGCGGCTGCTGTGCGAGTGTTGCCGGAGCGGGCGCCGGAGCGGGGGCAGGCTTCTGCTCTTCCCCCAGGGCTGGGGGCGGATGCGCGACTCCTGTGCGGCCCGGGTTCTTGTGCTTGCCAGGTTCGTGATCACGGCCTCGTGGCCCGCCCCCAGCCTTCTGGTGTGCCGATGGCCCTTCGGGCGGCTGCAAACGATCGTCCACCACTTGGGCGGACCTCGGTTGCGCCCAGCAGGCGATTCCGGCCAGCACCAGCAATACGCGCGCGATGTTGCGGATGGGCGTCAAGAAAGCGGGTCCCCGTGCGCCCGATTCTACACCCGCCGCCGGTACATCGGATGTTGTGCCACGGCGCCATTGACATCTGAGAGCGTCGGGATAGCATCTATCTCAGAGTAACCAGCCATGATCCGCAATACGCTTATTACCTTCGTCCTAATGGCGACGTGGACGGGGATGGCCCAGACCGCGCCCGGCACTTCGTGCAGCGTCGGCAACGAGGTGGACGCGGCCACCCGCTCCGGTATCGCGCAGACCGCCCAGCAGGTCACCGACTACACGGTCCAGGGCGACTTGTTCAACCTGCGGCAGGGTTCCACCGGCACTCTGGCGGGGAGTTTTGGCGGCATCGAGGCCGTCATTGGGGAATACAAGCCCAGTCTCGCCGGGGCCACCGCCAGGATCCGCAATCTGTACGTGCTGGACGCCAAGGGCTCCCAGCCGCTGGAGACCGCCGAGTTCTTCTGCGGCATCATGAACTCTCCCGACGCTACCGCATTTCGCCTCAACGGCCTTCTGCCGGGGCAGTACGCCATCATCATCCAGGACCTCACCGCACCCAAGATGCCTTTCATCCTGACCCAGATCCTGAAGAACGAAGGCACCTGGAAGCTGGCAGGCTTCTATCTCAAGCCGGTACAACTGGCCGGCCACAACGCTGCCTGGTTCCTGGAAAAGGCCCGCGATTACAAGGCCCGGGGCCAGAGTCACAACGCCTGGTTCTACTACCTGGCCGCATGGGACGTCACCGCGCCGGTCCAGTTCATGAGCACCCGCCCGCTCGACAAGCTGGTGGACGAGATGGCCCAGGTCCGTCCCAACGATCTGCCTTTCGACGGCCCCTCCGATCTGGCGGGCGCTGGCAGGACCTACAAGGTCACCTACGTCTCCATGGTCCCGGTCGGCGACGATCTCTACCTGCTGGTGAAATACCAGTCTCCGGACGTCTCGGACACCCAGCAGGCTTATGCCGACAATATGGGCGTCATCAAGGCCGTGGCCAGCCGCTACCCGGAATACCGCGAGGCCTTTGCCGGCGTGGTGGCCCGCGCCACTGAGCCCTCTGGCCGCGATTATGGTTCCATGCTGGCCATGAAGGACGTGAAGTAGTCCGAGGTCACAAAGACGTTCCGCGCGCACTTTGTGCGGGTTCCTTTTTCTGGGTTGTCAACCAGCGATGCCCATTTGCCCGAATCGCTGCCACCTTCCCCGGCATCGAAACATCGTGATACCCGGGCCCGTACGTCACGTTGCCCGCTTTAATCGCATGGAAAGGAAGTAACGATGGCGACTGAACGAGTTCCCAGGCTTGATTCCCGGTGCCCGGCAGCCGGGCAGGAGAGGCCGCTCAGTGAGGCAATCCGCGACCGCCGCTCTACTCCCCATTTCGAATCCACTCCCATCCCTGAGGCCGACCTGAAGAAGATGCTGGACGCCGCCCTGGAAGCTCCCAGCGGCTACAACCTTCAGCCCTGGCGCTTCGTCGTGGTCCGCGACCCCGAAGTCCGCAAGAAGCTGCGCGAGGCCGCTATGGGACAGCCCCGGGTGGAGGAAGCGCCGGTCGTGGTCGTCGCCTGCGGCGATCCGCTCGGCTGGAAGAAGGGCGATCTGGAACAGATGCTGGGCCTGGGCAATCAGCACGGCTTCCCGGAAACCGGTAACGACGGCGCCCGC of Terriglobales bacterium contains these proteins:
- a CDS encoding nitroreductase family protein; this translates as MATERVPRLDSRCPAAGQERPLSEAIRDRRSTPHFESTPIPEADLKKMLDAALEAPSGYNLQPWRFVVVRDPEVRKKLREAAMGQPRVEEAPVVVVACGDPLGWKKGDLEQMLGLGNQHGFPETGNDGARKAVNSLLGGIGGEAAGISGNTHVWVNRHVMIAFTTLMWMAECLGYDTAPMEGFLEDKVKQLLGIPNEVRVVALLAIGHRKGNDKLYGGRFPRPSLLFADRWGNGLDL